The following proteins are co-located in the Candidatus Hydrogenedentota bacterium genome:
- the glmS gene encoding glutamine--fructose-6-phosphate transaminase (isomerizing): MCGIVGYIGDKSPTEVIMAGLHRLEYRGYDSAGVAVVNEKGLECIKALGKLKTMDQKLEEHPLRGRLGIGHTRWATHGVPSEVNSHPHFDMQKEIAVVHNGIIENYQELREQLTAEGVDFRSQTDTETIAHLVRKYYKGDLFVAVKRALQDVTGAYAIGVICKDNPDLLVAARHGSPLIVGLGDDEAYIASDVPAIMKYTRKVLYIDNGQVCEIRRDGYKIEDIHGNPVQLEVKTVDWDDSAAEKEGYPHFMLKEIHQQPDVIRNTLRGRVEEGSEEVKLPDMNISVAELKACQKIVIVACGTAWHAGMVGKYLIEKFAKVPVELDLASEYRYRDPIVPEHTIMIPVSQSGETADTLEAIRIAKRLGAKVASVVNVVGSSVARESHGVVYQQAGPEIGVASTKAYTSQCTAFALFTIWMAESRGVMSKKQAKEMIAHLRAIPDKIQWVIDNKQHIIDLANLPKYRDAQSALYLGRNYNFPSALEGALKLKEISYIHAEGYAAGEMKHGPIALVTNELPVVCVAVEGDT; the protein is encoded by the coding sequence ATGTGCGGAATCGTGGGGTATATCGGCGACAAGAGCCCGACGGAAGTGATCATGGCCGGGCTGCACCGCCTCGAGTACCGGGGATACGACTCGGCGGGCGTGGCCGTTGTGAATGAGAAGGGCCTCGAGTGCATCAAGGCGCTGGGCAAGCTCAAGACCATGGATCAGAAACTCGAGGAGCACCCGTTGCGCGGCCGTCTGGGCATCGGCCACACGCGCTGGGCGACGCATGGGGTGCCGAGCGAAGTCAATTCGCACCCGCACTTCGACATGCAGAAAGAGATCGCCGTGGTGCACAACGGCATCATCGAGAACTACCAGGAATTGCGCGAACAGCTGACGGCCGAGGGCGTGGATTTCCGCAGCCAGACCGACACCGAGACCATTGCGCACCTCGTCCGCAAGTACTACAAGGGCGACCTGTTCGTGGCGGTCAAGCGCGCGCTGCAGGACGTCACCGGCGCGTATGCGATCGGCGTGATCTGCAAGGACAACCCGGACCTGCTGGTCGCGGCGCGCCACGGCAGCCCGCTGATCGTGGGACTCGGCGATGACGAGGCGTACATTGCGTCCGACGTGCCGGCGATCATGAAGTACACGCGCAAGGTGCTGTACATCGACAACGGTCAGGTCTGCGAAATTCGCCGCGACGGCTACAAGATCGAGGACATCCATGGCAACCCCGTGCAACTCGAAGTGAAGACGGTGGACTGGGACGACTCGGCGGCGGAGAAGGAAGGTTATCCGCACTTCATGCTGAAGGAAATCCACCAGCAGCCGGACGTGATCCGCAACACGCTGCGGGGCCGCGTCGAGGAAGGCTCCGAAGAGGTGAAGCTCCCCGACATGAACATCAGCGTCGCGGAGTTGAAGGCGTGCCAGAAGATCGTGATCGTCGCGTGCGGCACGGCGTGGCACGCGGGCATGGTCGGCAAATACCTTATCGAGAAATTTGCCAAGGTGCCCGTCGAACTCGACCTGGCCTCTGAATACCGCTACCGCGATCCCATCGTGCCCGAACACACGATCATGATCCCCGTGTCCCAGTCGGGCGAGACGGCGGACACGCTGGAAGCGATCCGCATTGCGAAGCGGCTGGGCGCGAAGGTGGCGTCGGTCGTGAACGTCGTCGGCTCGAGCGTGGCGCGCGAATCGCACGGCGTCGTATATCAGCAGGCGGGCCCGGAGATCGGCGTCGCGTCGACCAAGGCGTACACGTCGCAGTGCACCGCGTTTGCCCTGTTCACCATCTGGATGGCTGAGTCACGCGGCGTGATGAGCAAGAAGCAGGCGAAAGAGATGATTGCGCATTTGCGCGCGATCCCCGACAAGATTCAGTGGGTCATTGACAACAAGCAGCACATCATCGACCTGGCGAACCTGCCGAAATACCGCGACGCGCAGAGCGCCCTGTATCTCGGCCGCAACTACAACTTCCCGAGCGCGCTCGAAGGCGCGCTCAAGCTGAAGGAAATCAGCTATATCCACGCCGAGGGTTACGCGGCCGGCGAAATGAAGCACGGCCCGATCGCGCTCGTCACGAACGAACTGCCGGTCGTGTGCGTGGCGGTCGAGGGCGACACCTA